Below is a genomic region from Ketobacter sp. MCCC 1A13808.
CCCCATGAACGATGATGCTACTTAGCCATCCGCTAAAGCCGTGTTTAGGACGCCATTGGTATGCTGAAAGCCAATAGTGAATTGCAATAAATTTTGTAATTTTAATCGTTATAAATAGGTACGTTGCCATTTCAAAACGAGCAACGTGAACGTTAAACATGCGTTTAACACAATTTCAGAACAGATTATTTGTCAGACTTGATTACAACGCCCGACAGTCCATCGCACACAGATTTAACACAGTGCGATCAAAGCTAGGGCATCATAGTTTGATCAGGGTGTAAATAAGACACCCAGCACAAAAAAATGCAGCAGTAAACCGGCAAAGCAATTGGATTTTATACCCATAGGCCCACATCGAGTTTTAACGATTCGGCCATGGCGTCAGGGCTTGTAAAGCCCGCGACCGAAAGCAGAAATAAATGCGTATGGCGAATCTATTATACCAGCGCATTTCTCGCATTCAGCCAAGGGGAAACCATTTCAAAAGCGATGTTCACGGCGTTGTCATAATCAACCGCCATGATTGTTGGTTACCCGCCCGCATTTCAATATGTGTTCATACTCTTTCTTGTTTGTGTTTTGCGCTTTGATTGCTGGATTTAAACCTGCATGAAAAGAATGCTTATTAATGCAACCCACTCAGAAGAGTTACGGGTTGCTCTGGTCGACGGTCAACGTTTATATGATCTGGATATTGAACACCGCACCAGAGAACAGAAAAAATCAAACATCTACAAAGGCCGTATCACACGCCTAGAACCCAGCCTGGAAGCCGCTTTCGTTGACTTCGGATCTGAACGCCACGGCTTTCTCCCTCTGAAAGAAATCTCCCGCGAGTATTTTGTTAAAAACCCGAAAGACATCCAGGGTCGATTTTCCATCAAGGATGTTATTAAAGAAGGCCAGGAAATCATTCTTCAGGTTGGAAAGGAAGAACGCGGCAATAAAGGCGCAGCCTTATCCACTTTTATCAGCCTGGCCGGTCGTTACCTGGTTTTGATGCCAAACAATCCGCGAGCCGGCGGAATTTCGCGCCGCATTGATGGTGACGAACGTGCCGCGTTGCGTGAAGTAATGAACGCACTAAATATCCCTCAGGATATGGGGGTTATTATCCGGACTGCCGGTATCGGTCGCAGCGTTGAAGAGCTGCAATGGGATCTTAATTACCTGCTGACATTGTGGGAATCGGTCACTGAAGCATCCGCTAAAAAGTCGGCTCCATTTCTGATATACCAGGAAAGCAACGTTATCATTCGTGCCGTGCGTGACTACCTGCGCCAGGATATTGGTGAAGTACTGATTGATACACCCGAAGTCTATGAAGAAGCCATAAGCTTTGTGCGTCAGGTAATGCCGCAGTACGAAAACAAGATAAAAACCTATCGCGATAATATCCCGCTTTTCAATCGCTACCAGATTGAATCGCAGATCGAAACTGCGTTCGAACGTGAAGTTAAACTGCCTTCCGGTGGATCCATTGTTATTGACCCGACCGAAGCCTTGGTATCCATTGATATAAACTCTTCAAAATCCACTAAAGGTTCGGATATTGAAGAAACAGCGCTGATGACCAATCTGGAAGCAGCAGATGAAATTGCCCGGCAATTGCGCCTGCGTGATATCGGTGGCTTGATCGTGGTGGATTTCATAGACATGAACGCCAATCGCAATCAACGTGAAGTTGAGAACCGGATGCGCGATGCCCTGGAACTGGACCGGGCCCGCGTACAAGTAGGCCGGATTTCCCGCTTTGGGTTAATGGAGCTTTCCCGTCAACGTCTGCGTCCCTCCCTTGGAGAAACCAGCGGTCACATTTGCCCACGCTGCAACGGGGTCGGCTTTATCCGGGATCTGCACTCTTTATCGCTGAATATTATGCGGCTGATTGAAGAAGAAGCACTGAAAGAGAACAGTTCCGAAATCCACGCGAAAGTCCCCGTTAACGTTGCCACTTACCTGCTTAACGAGAAACGGGACAATATTGTTAACGTAGAAAACCGCAACAAGGTTCGGGTCCTGATATTGCCGAGCCCAAATCTTGAAACACCTCACTATGAGGTGTCGCGCTTCCGTACTGATCAAGTAGAAAATGACGGAACCGTGAGCTATGAGCTAATAGAAGAGGCTGACGAAGTCGAAGAGACGTTCCTGGTGCCCGGAGAATCTCCAATTAAGCGCCATGAAGAAGCCGCCGTTCAAATGATCCAGCCAAATACACCGGCACCGGTACCTGTAGCACCGGTGGTCAAAAAGGATCCGAGCTTCTTTGCCCGCCTGTTTTCCTGGTTTATACAACTGTTCAGCAGCAACACTCCGGAACCTGAAGAGAAAGAAGTAAGCAAACCCAATAATCGCAACAATAACCGGAATCGGGACAACCGCAATCCACGCAACAACAGCCGTCGCCAAAGTAATGACAACCGCACCCAAAGAGGCCGCAACCGTCGTAATAGCAACGCCGACAAACAAGATGCGGAAGCCAAACCCGGAGCCCAGGACACATCAAATAAGGACAGCAATAAGGATCAACAGCAAAAACCGGAACGCAAGAGCAATAATCGGCAAGGCAACCCGAAAAGGGAAGACCAGGGAGCCAAGAAACAAAACGCCGAAAACAAGCAATCGCGTTCAGATCAACCTGATAAAGAGAATAAAGACAATCAGGAGCGCGGCCCACAGGAACGCAACGCACGGCGTGGCCGACGTCGCAACCCCGGTGACAACCGCCGACGCCGCCAGAGCAAGGCGCAGTCTGAAAAGTCTACTGATAACAATAGCTCGCCCGAGAACAGCCAGCAGCAGTCACCGGCACCGCAGCCAACGACCGCTCATGTTGACACTCAAAAAACCGCCAAGCCGGATCAACAACCGGCAGTAGCTGAAAACAAGGGTGTAAAACCGAGCCAGAAGCCAGCAGCGTCCCAGCTGCCTGATCAAGGCGAAAAAAAGTCAGCTGATAGCGGCTCAAACAGAAACACCACTGTGCAGCAAGGTCAGCCTTCCGCGCCAAGCCCCAGCCCGGCTCCGGAGAAAGCTGCGGGGAAAACCCCGACGCCACAAGCGTCAGAACAGGCCCCAAACCCAGCACAAAAACCACAACACGGCACTCCGGAAGTGTCCAAGCCGCAACCTGCAAAACAGGAAGCCGCTGCCAGTTCCGCACCGCCTGTGCCAAAAACCAAACCCTCCTCACCGGTAGCGGATCAGGCTGAGTCGTCTTCGACGCCACCAGCGCAGGCGAAACTGGATCGAGCGAAGGTTGAGGCAGTAAAAACAGAGCCTGGAAAAAACGTTCCGCCAGCGGCAACCGCGCAAGCACCCAAGATTGCGGCTGCAGCACCGGAAGCCCCTAAAAAGCCAACCGCCGCAGCGCAGGACAAGGCTGAACCCAAACCTGAACTCAACAAAACCGAGAACAGGCCAGCCGCAGCGGTAAACGACGAGCAACCCAGAAGGGCGTCAAACGACCCGAGGGAAATTCGTCGCCGCCAAATAGCTGAAGCAAAAGCAGCCCAGGGAAATGCTGCACCGAAGCAAGACAATTAGACTTGCTTGAGCATTTGCTTTAGTCAGCAAAAAGCCCCCCTGCAATAGTTTGCACGGGGGCTTTTTCATAAGCTTTCTGCAGCGGAATTCTCTGCTTGGAGCTGAACACTGGCGTTTGCCTTAGACAATCCTTGGTTCTATTTCCAATACCACACCGAAATGAGCTGACACATCTTTTTGAATGGATTTGGCTAGAGTTAGAAGGTCTTCACAATGACCTTCTCTCACGGTCAAAACCAATGCCTGTCTTGAATGCACCCTGGCCATACCCAGCACCTTTCCCTTCCACCCCAACCGATCAATCATCCACCCCGCAGCCAATTTCACGTCGTCGTTATCAGTGGCCGGGAAATAAACCAAATCCGGGAAGCTCTCCAATATAGTTTGCAATTGCTTTTTACCGATGACCGGGTTTTTAAAAAAACTTCCTACGTTGGGAGTCACTTTGGGGTCGGGTAATTTACGTGCACGAATAGTTGAAATCAATTGTCGCAGCTGCACGGGGGTCAGCTCTTTCTCGCTGATGCGGCTGGCGTCCATTTCGCTTCTGATTTCCCCATAATTTAATTTCAGAGTCGGTCTT
It encodes:
- the rne gene encoding ribonuclease E → MKRMLINATHSEELRVALVDGQRLYDLDIEHRTREQKKSNIYKGRITRLEPSLEAAFVDFGSERHGFLPLKEISREYFVKNPKDIQGRFSIKDVIKEGQEIILQVGKEERGNKGAALSTFISLAGRYLVLMPNNPRAGGISRRIDGDERAALREVMNALNIPQDMGVIIRTAGIGRSVEELQWDLNYLLTLWESVTEASAKKSAPFLIYQESNVIIRAVRDYLRQDIGEVLIDTPEVYEEAISFVRQVMPQYENKIKTYRDNIPLFNRYQIESQIETAFEREVKLPSGGSIVIDPTEALVSIDINSSKSTKGSDIEETALMTNLEAADEIARQLRLRDIGGLIVVDFIDMNANRNQREVENRMRDALELDRARVQVGRISRFGLMELSRQRLRPSLGETSGHICPRCNGVGFIRDLHSLSLNIMRLIEEEALKENSSEIHAKVPVNVATYLLNEKRDNIVNVENRNKVRVLILPSPNLETPHYEVSRFRTDQVENDGTVSYELIEEADEVEETFLVPGESPIKRHEEAAVQMIQPNTPAPVPVAPVVKKDPSFFARLFSWFIQLFSSNTPEPEEKEVSKPNNRNNNRNRDNRNPRNNSRRQSNDNRTQRGRNRRNSNADKQDAEAKPGAQDTSNKDSNKDQQQKPERKSNNRQGNPKREDQGAKKQNAENKQSRSDQPDKENKDNQERGPQERNARRGRRRNPGDNRRRRQSKAQSEKSTDNNSSPENSQQQSPAPQPTTAHVDTQKTAKPDQQPAVAENKGVKPSQKPAASQLPDQGEKKSADSGSNRNTTVQQGQPSAPSPSPAPEKAAGKTPTPQASEQAPNPAQKPQHGTPEVSKPQPAKQEAAASSAPPVPKTKPSSPVADQAESSSTPPAQAKLDRAKVEAVKTEPGKNVPPAATAQAPKIAAAAPEAPKKPTAAAQDKAEPKPELNKTENRPAAAVNDEQPRRASNDPREIRRRQIAEAKAAQGNAAPKQDN